AAGGCTGGCGGGAAGGCGTGCAACAGGTTAGGAGCAGCATGTTTGCCGGCGGGGCCGGGGTGCCTATATGCGGCGGAAACCATCAAGTGCAGGTGAAAAACGTGCTGAACAAGAATGCTGTCGAGCCGCCGCTTTACCGCGAGGCGATGAGCCGCTTCGCCGGGGCGGTGCATGTGGTGGCGACCGACGGGGCGCATGGACGGCGCGGGACGACGATCATCGCCGCCTGCTCGGTCTCGGACGAGCCGCCGACGATCCTCGTCTGCCTCAACCGGATGAAGCCGGAAAACGACTGCTTCGCCGACAACGGCGTCTTCGCGCTCAACACGCTTTCGCCGCAGCAGCAGCCGCTGGCCGACGCCTTTTCCGGCCTGACCGGGCTCAGCCAAGACGAACGCTTCGCGCTCGGCGAGTGGGAGACGGGCTCGTCCGGCGCGCCGATCCTGCGCGGCGCGCTCGCCACCTTCGATTGCCATCTGGTCGAAGCGAAGGACTTCGCCACCCACCGCATCCTGCTCGGCCGGGTGACGGATATCCGGATCGGCGAGGCCGAAGAGCCGCTGCTCTACTTCCGGCGCGCCTATCGCCGGCTGGGCGGAGACTGACGGACGGGAGGAGACGGTAGGATGACGCGCACCGGCCACGGCAGGACCAGAGCGATGCCCGTCCTCGCGGCCGCCCTTTCGCTGCTGCTGGCGCTGCCCGCCGCCGCGGCGGAGCTGCTCTCTCCGTTCAAGGACAGGCTGTTCGCCTATCCGGCGACGCTGGCCGAGGCCGATGGCGGTCGCCACGTCACGGTCGACTATCGCGAAGAGCGCGACATCAACGGCCGCGACGAGGTCCCCGAGCGCCGCGTCCACGGCGCCTATGTCGATCTCGGCGTGCGCCGCGCCCAGAAGGATCTCATCGCCGAGACCGCCGCCGGGCGCATCGCCCACATGGCGGTCGGCCGGCAGGAGAAGGCGCGCTTCATCGTCGTCTACCTGCACGGGCAGGGCGGCAGCCGCCGGCAGGGCATGGACGATTTCACCTTCGGCGGCAATTTCAACCGCATCAAGAACCTCGCCGCCGGCAATGGCGGCCTTTACCTGACGGTGGATTTTCCCGATTTCGGCGCCGGCGGCGCGCGCCTCGTCGCCGAGCTGGCGGGCCACTACGCCGCCCGCTCGCCCGGCGCGCCGGTCTTCGTCGCCTGCGGCTCGATGGGCGGCGGCCTGTGCTGGCGCCTCGCCGACGACGCCGCGCTCGCGCCCCGCCTCGGCGGGCTGCTGCTGCTCGGCTCGCACTGGGACGAGGGGTTCTTCGCCAGCCGCGCCTTCAAGCGCAAGGTGCCGCTGTTCTTCGGCCATGGCGGCAACGATCGGGTCTATCCGGTCGAAAAACAGGAAGCGTTCTTCCGCGCGATCCTTGCCCGCGCGCCCGGCTATCCCGCCCGCTTCATCCGTTTCGAAACCGGGAGCCACGGCACGCCGATCCGCATGTCGGACTGGCGCGCGACGCTGAACTGGATGGTCTCGGCCGCCGGCCGCTGAGGCGCTCAGCGATAGTCGACGATCGCCTGCGGATTGATCTCGCCGTCATAGGAGGCGTCGACCTCGTAGTGGACGAGGCGGAACGTGCCGTCGACGAAGGTCCACGTGCCGGTGGACGAGGCGT
The window above is part of the Aquamicrobium sp. genome. Proteins encoded here:
- a CDS encoding flavin reductase, whose product is MLNKNAVEPPLYREAMSRFAGAVHVVATDGAHGRRGTTIIAACSVSDEPPTILVCLNRMKPENDCFADNGVFALNTLSPQQQPLADAFSGLTGLSQDERFALGEWETGSSGAPILRGALATFDCHLVEAKDFATHRILLGRVTDIRIGEAEEPLLYFRRAYRRLGGD
- a CDS encoding alpha/beta hydrolase codes for the protein MTRTGHGRTRAMPVLAAALSLLLALPAAAAELLSPFKDRLFAYPATLAEADGGRHVTVDYREERDINGRDEVPERRVHGAYVDLGVRRAQKDLIAETAAGRIAHMAVGRQEKARFIVVYLHGQGGSRRQGMDDFTFGGNFNRIKNLAAGNGGLYLTVDFPDFGAGGARLVAELAGHYAARSPGAPVFVACGSMGGGLCWRLADDAALAPRLGGLLLLGSHWDEGFFASRAFKRKVPLFFGHGGNDRVYPVEKQEAFFRAILARAPGYPARFIRFETGSHGTPIRMSDWRATLNWMVSAAGR